The proteins below are encoded in one region of Bremerella sp. P1:
- a CDS encoding phage tail tape measure protein, which translates to MATASGIRAGRAFVELFVDDSRLVRGLRRAQAKLKAFGRSVSQMGRQLLTAGTLAATPFALSARTFANFESQMARVKALTGATEDDFARLENAAKQLGATTVFSASQAAEAMSYFALAGFDVDKILGAIGPALNLAAAGQIEIAEAADIAAKIMAGMGLSADELGNAVDVMAKAMTTANTDLTMLGDAFKFVGPMAKTAGVSLEEVTAAIQLLSNAGIQGEMAGTTLRGMLLSLTSPSAEAEKELKRLGVRVLDGAGNVRSLTEIIADLENALADAGSGEKLRSLGTIFPARQAAGAAELVSQGADRLREATEALGDSSGTASRIAGTQLDTLKGDVTILLSALEGVAIAIGEAFGTELRSAVRGVTSFLSALGKWIGENRQVVLTTVAIVSGILAAGVALVGLGGTISVLAFAAGGLATALSAIGSLLAAIVSPVGLVIAALVGLGAYLITTTGAGAEALSWLGERFQALKTTALAAFQGIGDALAAGDLSLAAKILWLTLKMEWQKGINWLEAKWLDFKGFFVSVFQNAVYNLARFLTDAWAGIQVAWVETIAFLTDAWTIFISALQKGWYRFAGFFKKVWARVKSVFTDTDAEAEIQRINDEIAQQDQEIDQRQNEQILERDQQRQRRRREIERDRTGAQEQLDQMQAQEQAEREQRHRAALETSEDKLAEARREWEAALKEAAEKRAAAEVTGEDDGPDRLEQFKQQLSEIGNVGGSLDQVENKSVGVQGAFNAAALRGLGAGGPADRTARSVEAMDKKLGVLVREAQHGGLVFA; encoded by the coding sequence ATGGCGACGGCATCGGGAATTCGCGCTGGTCGGGCGTTCGTCGAACTGTTCGTCGACGACTCACGCCTCGTGCGCGGACTCAGGCGAGCGCAGGCCAAGCTGAAAGCGTTTGGTCGCTCCGTATCCCAGATGGGCAGGCAGTTGCTCACCGCCGGGACGCTCGCCGCGACGCCGTTCGCACTCTCGGCGCGGACGTTCGCCAACTTCGAGTCGCAGATGGCCCGCGTCAAAGCGCTGACCGGGGCCACGGAAGATGATTTCGCGCGGCTGGAGAACGCCGCCAAGCAACTGGGCGCGACCACCGTGTTCTCGGCCAGCCAGGCAGCGGAGGCGATGAGCTACTTCGCCTTGGCCGGATTCGACGTCGACAAGATCCTGGGAGCGATCGGTCCGGCGCTGAACCTCGCAGCCGCTGGTCAGATTGAGATCGCCGAAGCGGCTGACATCGCCGCCAAGATCATGGCCGGAATGGGACTCTCTGCCGACGAACTGGGCAACGCCGTGGATGTGATGGCCAAGGCGATGACCACAGCGAACACCGATCTGACGATGTTGGGCGATGCCTTCAAGTTCGTGGGACCGATGGCGAAGACGGCCGGTGTGTCTCTTGAGGAAGTCACAGCCGCGATTCAGTTGCTTTCCAACGCCGGCATTCAAGGCGAGATGGCGGGCACCACGCTCCGGGGAATGCTGCTTTCGCTCACGTCCCCTTCGGCCGAAGCCGAGAAGGAACTGAAGCGACTGGGAGTTCGCGTACTCGATGGCGCCGGCAACGTCCGTTCGCTGACCGAGATCATCGCCGACCTGGAAAATGCTCTGGCAGATGCTGGTTCGGGCGAAAAGCTCCGATCGCTGGGGACCATCTTCCCCGCACGCCAAGCTGCGGGTGCCGCCGAGCTGGTATCGCAGGGCGCTGACCGGCTGCGTGAAGCCACCGAGGCACTCGGTGATTCGTCGGGTACCGCATCCCGCATTGCCGGCACGCAACTCGACACGCTCAAAGGCGATGTGACCATTTTGCTCTCGGCGCTCGAAGGCGTGGCGATCGCCATCGGCGAAGCATTCGGGACCGAACTCCGATCGGCGGTGCGCGGTGTCACTTCGTTCCTATCTGCCTTGGGAAAATGGATCGGTGAGAACCGCCAAGTCGTCCTGACCACGGTGGCCATCGTCAGCGGAATCCTTGCTGCGGGGGTCGCGCTGGTGGGGCTCGGTGGAACGATTAGCGTTCTCGCATTCGCGGCTGGTGGACTCGCCACGGCGCTAAGCGCCATTGGTTCCCTGCTGGCTGCGATTGTTTCCCCGGTGGGCCTGGTCATCGCGGCGCTCGTGGGACTGGGAGCCTACCTGATCACGACGACTGGCGCGGGAGCCGAGGCGCTCAGCTGGCTCGGCGAGAGGTTCCAGGCACTTAAAACCACGGCACTCGCAGCGTTCCAGGGGATCGGTGATGCCCTAGCAGCCGGCGATCTGTCGCTGGCGGCCAAGATCCTATGGCTGACGCTCAAGATGGAGTGGCAGAAAGGCATCAACTGGCTCGAAGCCAAGTGGCTCGACTTCAAAGGCTTCTTCGTCAGCGTCTTTCAGAACGCGGTCTACAACCTGGCGCGGTTCCTCACCGATGCCTGGGCCGGGATCCAGGTCGCATGGGTGGAGACGATCGCGTTTCTCACTGACGCCTGGACGATCTTCATCAGCGCGCTGCAGAAGGGCTGGTATCGCTTCGCCGGCTTCTTCAAGAAGGTCTGGGCCCGCGTGAAATCGGTATTCACGGACACCGACGCGGAAGCGGAGATCCAACGGATCAATGACGAGATCGCGCAGCAGGATCAGGAGATCGACCAGCGGCAGAACGAACAGATCCTAGAGCGCGATCAGCAGCGACAGCGGAGACGTCGGGAAATCGAACGGGACCGGACTGGCGCTCAAGAGCAACTCGACCAGATGCAGGCCCAGGAACAAGCCGAGCGTGAACAACGCCACCGGGCCGCTCTGGAAACCTCCGAAGACAAACTCGCCGAGGCTCGTCGCGAGTGGGAAGCAGCGCTCAAGGAAGCCGCCGAGAAGCGAGCCGCCGCAGAAGTCACGGGCGAGGACGACGGCCCGGATCGCCTTGAGCAATTCAAACAGCAGCTCTCCGAGATCGGCAACGTCGGTGGCTCGTTGGACCAGGTCGAGAACAAGTCGGTTGGTGTCCAGGGCGCATTCAATGCGGCTGCACTGCGCGGACTCGGTGCGGGCGGGCCCGCGGATCGGACGGCCAGGTCGGTGGAAGCCATGGACAAGAAGCTCGGCGTGTTGGTGCGCGAAGCCCAGCATGGCGGATTGGTGTTTGCGTAG
- a CDS encoding phage portal protein produces MLNWLSKRLFSNQKSQVRGVLRHRGLRLRYDAAVTTEDNRRHWANADGLSANAANSPEVRRVLRNRSRYEVANNSYARGIVLTLAHDVIGTGPRLQLLTSDGEANRRIEQAFMQWARAIDLPQKLRTMRVSRATDGESFAVLTSNPRLTTDIQLDLRLVEADQVATPDLNQLTGDSVDGIVFDAYGNPVEYHILQGHPGEGTAGILRGYDRIPASSVVHWFRCDRPGQARGIPDIMPALPLFAQLRRFTLAVLSAAETAADFAGILYTDAPANGEADAAEPFEPIELEKRALLTMPGGWKMSQMEAQQPSTTYAEFKHELLNEISRCLNMPYNIAAANSSGYNYASGRLDHQTYFKAIRVEQSHLESVVLDRILAAWFDEAALIPGLLPAGLGPIAQWSHQWFWDGHEHVDPAKEASAQATRLASHTTTLADEYARRGLDWETQLRQRAKELALMNELGLTAAESQPSTSTEDTDEGDEADEEVPANRS; encoded by the coding sequence GTGCTGAACTGGCTGTCCAAGCGACTGTTCTCGAACCAGAAGTCCCAAGTGCGCGGCGTGCTGCGTCACCGTGGACTGCGACTGCGCTACGACGCAGCCGTGACCACGGAGGACAACCGTCGCCACTGGGCCAACGCCGATGGCCTATCCGCCAATGCGGCCAATAGCCCAGAAGTACGCCGCGTTCTGCGGAATCGATCGCGCTACGAAGTCGCCAATAACAGCTATGCACGCGGCATCGTGCTCACGCTGGCCCACGACGTGATCGGCACCGGTCCCCGTCTCCAATTGCTCACCAGCGATGGCGAAGCCAACCGACGCATCGAACAGGCGTTCATGCAGTGGGCTCGCGCCATCGATCTTCCGCAAAAGCTCCGCACGATGCGGGTATCGCGCGCCACGGATGGCGAATCTTTCGCCGTTCTGACCAGCAACCCGCGTCTGACTACCGATATCCAACTCGACCTGCGATTGGTCGAGGCGGATCAGGTGGCGACCCCGGATCTCAATCAACTCACGGGTGACTCCGTCGATGGCATCGTATTCGACGCGTACGGAAACCCCGTCGAATACCACATCCTCCAGGGGCATCCGGGTGAAGGAACCGCCGGGATCCTTCGGGGCTACGACCGGATTCCGGCTTCCAGTGTTGTGCACTGGTTTCGCTGCGATCGCCCCGGTCAGGCTCGCGGGATTCCGGACATCATGCCGGCGTTGCCGCTATTCGCTCAGCTACGCCGCTTCACGCTCGCGGTTCTCTCCGCTGCGGAGACGGCAGCCGACTTCGCGGGCATCCTCTACACCGACGCTCCCGCCAACGGTGAAGCCGACGCGGCCGAACCCTTCGAGCCAATCGAACTTGAAAAGCGTGCGCTGCTGACGATGCCTGGCGGATGGAAGATGAGTCAGATGGAGGCCCAGCAGCCATCGACGACTTACGCAGAGTTCAAGCACGAACTACTGAACGAAATCAGCCGCTGCCTGAACATGCCGTACAACATCGCTGCGGCGAACAGCAGTGGATACAACTACGCCTCGGGTCGCCTCGATCATCAGACCTACTTCAAAGCCATTCGCGTCGAGCAATCACATCTGGAAAGCGTCGTGCTCGATCGCATTCTCGCCGCCTGGTTCGACGAAGCCGCGTTGATTCCAGGCCTTCTGCCAGCCGGTCTCGGCCCAATCGCTCAATGGTCCCATCAGTGGTTTTGGGACGGACACGAGCATGTGGATCCTGCCAAGGAGGCGTCGGCACAAGCCACGCGTCTGGCCAGTCACACAACCACGCTCGCTGACGAATACGCGCGGCGCGGTCTCGACTGGGAAACGCAACTAAGGCAGCGGGCCAAAGAGCTCGCACTGATGAATGAACTCGGGCTCACCGCTGCAGAGAGCCAACCCTCAACTTCCACGGAGGACACCGATGAAGGCGACGAAGCCGACGAAGAAGTCCCAGCCAACCGATCCTGA
- a CDS encoding winged helix-turn-helix domain-containing protein, producing MTTKKTTTTRKPAAAKKVSPKKVASTKPASKPRAAKAAKPETPPAEPKAAAKPKATKGDKPKRTSALDAAAKVLAEAGEPLNTKEMIEAMAEKGYWTSPGGKTPHATLYSAILREIKAKGSEARFIKSERGKFARAS from the coding sequence ATGACCACGAAGAAGACCACCACGACCCGAAAGCCCGCCGCCGCCAAGAAGGTCTCGCCCAAGAAGGTTGCATCGACCAAGCCGGCATCGAAGCCCCGCGCCGCGAAGGCGGCCAAGCCGGAAACGCCTCCCGCCGAACCGAAGGCGGCAGCGAAGCCGAAGGCGACGAAGGGCGACAAGCCCAAACGCACGTCGGCGCTCGACGCGGCCGCCAAGGTGCTGGCGGAAGCCGGAGAGCCCCTCAACACCAAGGAGATGATCGAGGCGATGGCCGAGAAGGGGTACTGGACCAGCCCCGGCGGCAAGACGCCTCATGCCACGCTCTACAGCGCGATCCTTCGAGAGATCAAGGCGAAGGGATCCGAAGCGCGGTTCATCAAGAGCGAACGGGGCAAGTTCGCCCGCGCGAGCTGA
- a CDS encoding terminase gpA endonuclease subunit, whose amino-acid sequence MAADPRKLRPSELCRLLNSTPLGEVISERQLHRHRTRAGLRIGDARHIDLLRYVAWLVELRHAPKSEPDGDSYEKLKERARARNVALAIAGRDIGDLPEVVDPQRKAKAASDFRYFCEAYFPLTFHLAWSTDHLKVITRIEQAVLRGGLFAMAMPRGSGKTTICECACIWAVLNGHREFVCLIGSDEGHAMDMLDSIKMELDGNDLLLEDYPEVVYPIQALDGIANRCNGQLYQGHRTHIGWTAREVVLPTIPGSVGSGAIIKVAGITGRIRGMKYKRSDGQTMRPSLVVIDDPQTDESARSLSQCATRESILAGAILGLAGPGKKISGIMPCTVIRPGDMADNILCRDKHPEWNGERTKMVDAFPSNESLWLRYGELRAESLRQHGDIRLATDFYVANREAMDEGAKVAWPERYNHDEVSAIQHAMNLKLQDEAAFFAEYQNEPLPEDTGTDDELTPDQIARKFNRMERLAIPIGCNHVTTFIDVQANLLFYVVAAWEEDFTGYVVDYGTFPDQQRPYFTLRDARQTLTTATMNTGLEGSIFAGLESLTATLLGREWKRDDGAMLRSERCLIDANWGSSTDVVYQFCRQSAHASIVMPSHGRFVGASSQPFSEYKRRPGDRVGHNWRVPNVRGKRAVRHVVYDTNYWKSFIHARLAVAMGDRGCLSLFGTSPETHRLFADHLSAEYRVKTEGRGRTVDEWKMRPERADNHWFDCLVGCAVAASMQGVVLGGTEAKLQPEKKRVSFAALQRRRRA is encoded by the coding sequence GTGGCAGCTGACCCGCGGAAGCTCCGGCCCAGTGAGTTGTGCCGGCTGCTCAATTCAACACCGCTAGGCGAGGTGATCAGCGAACGACAGCTGCATCGCCATCGCACGCGCGCTGGGCTACGGATCGGCGACGCCAGGCACATCGACTTGCTGCGCTACGTCGCGTGGCTGGTCGAACTGAGGCATGCACCCAAATCCGAACCCGATGGCGATTCGTACGAGAAGCTGAAAGAACGGGCCCGCGCGCGAAACGTGGCACTGGCGATCGCCGGTCGAGACATCGGCGACTTGCCAGAAGTGGTTGACCCGCAGCGGAAGGCGAAGGCCGCGAGCGACTTTCGCTACTTCTGCGAAGCCTATTTCCCGCTCACGTTTCATCTGGCTTGGTCGACCGATCACCTCAAGGTCATCACGCGCATCGAGCAGGCAGTACTGCGTGGTGGACTCTTCGCCATGGCTATGCCTCGCGGATCGGGTAAGACGACCATCTGTGAGTGCGCATGCATTTGGGCGGTACTCAACGGCCACCGGGAATTCGTCTGTCTGATCGGCAGCGACGAAGGCCACGCGATGGACATGCTCGACTCGATCAAGATGGAACTCGATGGCAACGATCTGCTACTCGAGGACTATCCGGAAGTCGTCTATCCGATTCAGGCACTCGACGGGATCGCCAACCGCTGCAATGGACAGCTCTACCAGGGACACCGGACGCACATCGGCTGGACGGCTCGCGAAGTCGTGTTGCCGACCATTCCTGGAAGCGTTGGCAGCGGCGCGATCATCAAGGTCGCTGGGATCACCGGTCGCATTCGCGGGATGAAATACAAGCGATCCGATGGCCAGACGATGCGACCATCGCTTGTGGTCATCGACGACCCGCAAACGGACGAGTCCGCCCGGTCGCTATCGCAGTGTGCAACCCGTGAGAGCATTCTGGCTGGGGCGATTCTGGGCTTGGCGGGACCGGGCAAAAAGATCTCCGGCATCATGCCGTGCACGGTCATTCGTCCCGGTGACATGGCAGACAACATCCTCTGCCGCGACAAGCATCCGGAATGGAATGGCGAACGGACCAAGATGGTCGACGCGTTTCCGAGCAACGAATCGCTGTGGCTACGATACGGCGAGCTTCGGGCAGAGAGTCTTCGCCAACATGGAGACATCCGATTGGCGACCGACTTCTACGTGGCAAATCGCGAGGCGATGGACGAGGGAGCCAAAGTCGCCTGGCCCGAGCGATACAACCACGACGAGGTGTCGGCGATCCAGCACGCGATGAATCTGAAGCTTCAAGATGAGGCTGCCTTCTTTGCGGAGTATCAGAACGAGCCGCTCCCCGAGGACACCGGCACCGACGACGAACTGACGCCCGATCAGATTGCTCGCAAGTTCAACCGCATGGAGCGTCTCGCGATACCCATCGGTTGCAACCACGTCACCACGTTCATCGATGTGCAGGCCAACCTGCTGTTCTATGTCGTGGCCGCCTGGGAGGAGGATTTCACGGGGTACGTGGTCGACTACGGCACGTTCCCCGACCAGCAGCGTCCGTACTTCACGCTCCGTGACGCTCGCCAGACGTTAACCACGGCAACCATGAACACCGGACTAGAAGGATCGATCTTCGCAGGCTTGGAATCGTTGACCGCCACACTCCTTGGCCGCGAATGGAAACGTGATGACGGCGCCATGCTGCGAAGCGAACGCTGCCTGATCGACGCGAACTGGGGATCCTCAACCGACGTGGTGTATCAGTTCTGCCGGCAGTCCGCGCACGCCAGCATCGTGATGCCCAGCCACGGCCGTTTCGTGGGAGCGTCCAGTCAGCCTTTCTCCGAGTACAAGCGTCGCCCCGGCGATCGCGTCGGCCACAACTGGCGTGTACCCAATGTCCGTGGCAAACGCGCGGTGCGGCACGTGGTCTACGACACCAACTACTGGAAGTCGTTCATTCACGCGCGGCTCGCGGTTGCGATGGGAGATCGCGGGTGTTTGTCGCTCTTCGGTACCAGCCCCGAAACGCACCGGCTTTTTGCCGACCATCTGTCCGCCGAATACCGCGTGAAGACGGAAGGCCGTGGACGCACGGTGGATGAGTGGAAGATGCGGCCGGAGCGAGCCGACAACCACTGGTTCGATTGTCTCGTAGGCTGTGCCGTGGCTGCTTCCATGCAGGGCGTCGTGCTCGGCGGTACCGAAGCGAAGCTACAGCCCGAGAAGAAACGCGTGAGCTTCGCAGCACTCCAGCGGAGGCGGCGTGCATGA
- a CDS encoding DUF7678 domain-containing protein: MTDTHEPFEYDLGDDLRILRTTRRASGGGTWVAGTIDEFRFDALVFPEHADNPDWEIGESRISKLWIARLDTKQTVFNWDRGLDVPAATDKTQAVIDFLAAGLAEHIYAR; the protein is encoded by the coding sequence ATGACCGACACGCACGAACCTTTCGAGTACGACCTGGGCGACGACCTGCGAATCCTGCGAACGACCCGCCGCGCTTCCGGGGGCGGGACTTGGGTGGCGGGAACGATCGACGAGTTCCGCTTCGACGCATTGGTCTTTCCGGAACACGCCGACAACCCGGATTGGGAGATCGGAGAAAGCCGCATCTCGAAGCTTTGGATCGCCCGGCTCGACACGAAGCAGACGGTTTTCAACTGGGACCGCGGGCTCGACGTACCCGCCGCCACCGACAAGACGCAGGCGGTGATCGACTTCCTCGCCGCCGGCCTCGCCGAACACATCTACGCACGCTAA
- a CDS encoding DUF2190 family protein, whose product MAQATFIQDGKYVDHTPVGALASGDVVVQGDLVGVVVRPLAAGEVGALVVDGVFDFAKEAGGGVTFAVGAIAYWDDTNNVAVATDGAGANKQIGKVVKAAADADATVRVRLSQ is encoded by the coding sequence ATGGCACAAGCAACTTTCATTCAAGACGGCAAATACGTCGACCACACGCCGGTCGGTGCGTTGGCATCCGGCGACGTCGTCGTCCAAGGCGATCTGGTCGGCGTGGTGGTTCGTCCGCTCGCGGCGGGTGAAGTCGGAGCCCTCGTTGTCGATGGCGTCTTCGACTTCGCCAAGGAGGCCGGCGGTGGCGTGACCTTCGCGGTCGGTGCGATCGCGTATTGGGACGACACCAACAACGTGGCCGTAGCGACCGACGGTGCCGGCGCGAACAAGCAGATCGGCAAGGTTGTGAAGGCGGCAGCCGACGCGGACGCCACCGTTCGCGTGCGTCTCAGTCAGTAG
- a CDS encoding NrdR family transcriptional regulator — MNHKDPPEQPRGIECPQCGCRHFYTTHTEPLRDGRIRRRKSCRHCGRRIVTYESPQGISKAADR; from the coding sequence ATGAATCACAAAGATCCGCCGGAGCAACCACGCGGAATCGAATGTCCCCAGTGTGGCTGCCGCCATTTCTACACGACGCACACTGAGCCTCTTCGGGACGGACGGATCCGCCGCCGGAAGTCCTGCCGGCATTGTGGAAGACGAATCGTGACTTACGAGTCACCACAAGGCATTTCCAAAGCAGCGGATCGCTAG
- a CDS encoding phage tail tube protein, whose amino-acid sequence MAVKLGLDAKLFHNTGSYATPTWDEITNVRDLTLNLEAGEADVTTRGNAGWRATVATLKDGSIEFEMVWDSEDTDFIAIRDAFLNKTAVELAVLDGDVVASGSQGLRASFMVTSFSRNEPLEEAITVSVTMKPTYSANPPEWMTIP is encoded by the coding sequence ATGGCGGTCAAACTCGGGCTTGATGCCAAGCTCTTTCACAACACCGGATCTTACGCCACGCCGACGTGGGACGAGATCACCAACGTCCGCGACCTAACGCTCAATCTGGAAGCGGGCGAAGCCGACGTTACGACGCGCGGCAACGCCGGCTGGCGAGCCACGGTCGCGACGCTCAAGGACGGGTCGATCGAGTTCGAGATGGTCTGGGACTCGGAAGATACCGACTTCATCGCGATCCGCGATGCCTTCCTCAACAAGACAGCCGTGGAACTGGCGGTCCTCGATGGGGACGTGGTCGCCTCCGGTTCCCAAGGGCTGCGTGCCAGCTTCATGGTCACCAGCTTCAGCCGCAACGAGCCGCTGGAAGAGGCGATCACGGTGAGCGTCACGATGAAGCCAACCTACTCGGCCAACCCACCAGAATGGATGACGATCCCCTAA
- a CDS encoding phage major capsid protein has protein sequence MKATKPTKKSQPTDPDQPATPTSLNFTANAVIDIDASAAGESGSALPRFKMLAYTGAPMRVGGWRYPVIIDLAGLSIPSQSRPIRFGHDPLSGVGHTDAIRIEQGQLMASGVVSRDTPAAREVVISSKNGFPWQASIGASVEEFEFVKDRQTVTVNGRQYDGPLNVVRKASLGEISFVDLGADGATSASVAAQSPSGEESMDESSTVDHDDTQSTSQTPTAPATPPANDPPASPPPAASAAAQTATTVEEIRAAAAAEVERIGAIRRQCGGRYPDIEARAIRDGWSEQRTELEILRITRPVAPSVHVPDNQMTSSVLEAACMMTAGLSRLEDFAEPRALDAASRRFKGGIGLQELMLEAAWANGYTGRTFRDPRAVFDHAFSRSVQASFSTIDLGGILSNVANKFLLEGFFSVERTWRNICAIRNVSDFKTVTSYRMIGKEQYEQVAPGGELKHGTLGEEQYSNKADTYGLMLSIDRRDIVNDDLGAITTVPRKLGRGSGLKINDIFWSTFMDNASFFTAGNNNYISGATTGLSIDGLTQGEVTFMDQTDADGKPIGVMPAILLVPTALSALGSQLFKSMELRDTTSSTKYPVSNPHQGKFRVEVSRYLSNSQYTGNSAKAWFLLAEPTDLPVIEVAFLNGQEAPTIETADADFNVLGVQMRGYHDFGVALQDPRGGLKSKGEA, from the coding sequence ATGAAGGCGACGAAGCCGACGAAGAAGTCCCAGCCAACCGATCCTGATCAGCCAGCGACGCCAACCAGCCTCAACTTCACAGCGAATGCCGTGATCGATATCGACGCGTCGGCTGCCGGTGAAAGCGGATCGGCGCTGCCCCGGTTCAAGATGCTCGCCTACACCGGCGCACCGATGCGAGTCGGTGGTTGGCGTTATCCGGTGATCATCGACCTGGCCGGACTTTCGATCCCATCCCAGTCGCGTCCCATCCGATTCGGGCACGATCCGCTTTCGGGCGTGGGGCACACCGATGCGATCCGAATCGAGCAAGGCCAGTTGATGGCCAGCGGCGTGGTCTCGCGTGATACGCCAGCGGCCCGCGAAGTCGTCATCAGTTCCAAGAACGGTTTTCCCTGGCAAGCGTCGATCGGTGCGAGCGTCGAGGAATTCGAGTTCGTCAAGGATCGCCAGACCGTGACCGTCAATGGCCGCCAGTACGACGGCCCTCTCAATGTCGTCCGCAAAGCTTCGCTGGGCGAAATCAGCTTCGTCGATCTCGGTGCCGACGGTGCCACCAGCGCCAGCGTCGCCGCGCAATCCCCTTCAGGAGAAGAGTCCATGGATGAGTCCTCTACCGTCGACCACGACGACACCCAATCTACCAGCCAAACACCAACGGCCCCTGCGACGCCTCCGGCAAATGATCCGCCGGCTTCGCCTCCGCCTGCCGCCAGCGCCGCGGCACAGACCGCGACCACGGTCGAGGAGATTCGCGCGGCGGCCGCAGCGGAAGTCGAGCGAATCGGAGCCATCCGTCGCCAGTGCGGCGGACGTTACCCGGACATCGAAGCTCGAGCCATTCGTGATGGCTGGAGCGAACAGCGAACGGAACTGGAGATCCTCCGAATCACCCGCCCCGTCGCTCCTTCGGTTCACGTGCCTGACAACCAGATGACCAGTTCGGTCCTGGAGGCGGCCTGCATGATGACCGCCGGACTGAGCCGACTGGAAGACTTCGCCGAACCTCGCGCTCTCGATGCCGCGTCACGACGATTCAAGGGCGGTATCGGCCTGCAAGAGTTGATGCTTGAAGCGGCGTGGGCCAACGGCTACACGGGACGCACTTTCCGTGATCCGCGGGCCGTGTTCGATCATGCCTTCAGTCGCAGCGTGCAGGCTTCGTTCTCGACGATTGACCTGGGGGGCATCCTGTCGAACGTTGCCAACAAGTTTCTGCTGGAAGGCTTCTTCAGTGTGGAGCGGACGTGGCGAAACATCTGCGCGATCCGCAATGTGAGCGATTTCAAGACGGTCACCAGTTACCGGATGATCGGCAAAGAGCAGTACGAGCAGGTAGCTCCTGGTGGAGAACTCAAACACGGAACGCTCGGCGAGGAGCAGTACAGCAACAAGGCCGACACCTATGGATTGATGCTGTCGATCGACCGCCGCGACATCGTCAACGATGACCTCGGTGCGATCACTACGGTGCCTCGCAAGCTGGGACGTGGGTCGGGCCTGAAGATCAACGACATCTTCTGGTCCACCTTTATGGATAACGCCAGCTTCTTCACCGCTGGCAACAACAACTACATCAGTGGCGCCACGACGGGACTGTCGATTGATGGGCTGACCCAGGGCGAGGTCACCTTCATGGATCAGACCGACGCCGATGGTAAGCCGATCGGCGTCATGCCCGCCATCTTGCTGGTGCCCACTGCGCTCTCCGCGCTGGGATCACAGCTCTTCAAGTCGATGGAGCTGCGAGACACCACCTCCAGCACCAAGTACCCCGTGAGCAACCCGCACCAAGGGAAGTTCCGGGTCGAGGTCAGCCGGTACCTGTCCAACTCTCAGTACACCGGCAACTCGGCGAAGGCTTGGTTCCTGTTGGCCGAGCCTACCGATCTGCCCGTGATCGAGGTCGCGTTCCTCAATGGCCAGGAGGCGCCCACGATCGAAACGGCTGACGCCGACTTCAACGTGCTCGGCGTGCAGATGCGTGGCTATCACGACTTCGGTGTGGCTCTGCAGGATCCTCGCGGCGGTCTGAAGAGCAAGGGCGAAGCGTAA